CGTATAGAAACCTCCAAGCACTTTGCGAAGGAAATAATGGCCAACGCAAATGTAAGGACTGCAAAATCTGTGCTTGTGAATAACGTAGATGATCTTTCACGGGCATTGAAAGCCAGCTCAAGGCCATATGTTGTTAAAGCCGATGGCATTGCAGCCGGTAAGGGTGCGATTGTTACAGGTGATAGAGATGCTGCGTATCGGCACGGAAGTTATTGGATACGCAAGGGTCCGGTGTTGCTTGAGGAATATGTAAAAGGCCGAGAGGTCTCGCTTTTTTTTCTATGCGATGGCAGAGTGCTTGTACCATTGAGTCCTGCCAAGGATTATAAACGGCTAGGAGAATCCGACACTGGACCCAACACTGGAGGCATGGGATCGCATTCTCCCGTTACCGACCTTCCTGCAAATTTTGTCGAAGAAGTGCAAGAGGCAATTGCCTACCCGGTAATAAAACAGATGGCCGCTTGCGGAATAGTATTTCGCGGGCTGCTCTATTGCGGTCTGGCACTTTGTGATGATGGTCCAAAAGTAATTGAATTTAATGCACGTTTTGGAGATCCCGAAACTCAGGTTATTCTCCCACGACTTACCTCATCACTGTCGGAGCTACTCTATGCAACTGCAAAAGGTGATCTACGTAACATATCGAAACCGAGTTTTAATAACAAAGCCGCGGTGTGTGTTGTTATTGCATCCGGGGGTTACCCCGAAATACCTGCCGGGGATACACCAATTATTGGGCTAAATGGTACGGGTGATGTGCAAGTTTTATTTGCCGGAGCAAGGAGGAATTATCCGGACGAACCCGATATACTGCACAGTCATGGCGGGAGAATAATGAACATCGTTTCTCTCGATAAAACATTTGCAAAAGCAAGAGAAAAGGCCTATAGGGCCGTTGACCAGATTTCTATAACAAATAAACAATTCAGAAGAGACATAGCCCTAGAGGAAGAGTTTATGGAAACCAATCCACTTGGGTAATAAAAACAAAATCATTGGTTTGCCATCTTTGATGTAAAGGACTTTGGTAAGTGTCTTTGGTTGTTGCGCCCTGAAGGGTATCAGAGATATGGACAGGGTAAACTTGTCCCGTGATTGACCCAGAAATATTGGTAAATACCCCAGATATCGTCAGGCTTTCGCAGAAAAAGCGTGGGGAAAGCCAGTCTATTGTTGAAGATGCACTTATAGCAAGGCGTAATCTACGCACAGCAATAAATAACTTCGAGACCT
The sequence above is a segment of the Tropheryma whipplei str. Twist genome. Coding sequences within it:
- the purD gene encoding phosphoribosylamine--glycine ligase; this encodes MKILVIGSGAREHAIAAAIDSEGSHEVCVSPGNAGIAQTINCVQTTSDADLISIAKNFDLVVIGPEGPLAGGLVDRLKSSGATVFGPSQAAARIETSKHFAKEIMANANVRTAKSVLVNNVDDLSRALKASSRPYVVKADGIAAGKGAIVTGDRDAAYRHGSYWIRKGPVLLEEYVKGREVSLFFLCDGRVLVPLSPAKDYKRLGESDTGPNTGGMGSHSPVTDLPANFVEEVQEAIAYPVIKQMAACGIVFRGLLYCGLALCDDGPKVIEFNARFGDPETQVILPRLTSSLSELLYATAKGDLRNISKPSFNNKAAVCVVIASGGYPEIPAGDTPIIGLNGTGDVQVLFAGARRNYPDEPDILHSHGGRIMNIVSLDKTFAKAREKAYRAVDQISITNKQFRRDIALEEEFMETNPLG